In Rhodamnia argentea isolate NSW1041297 chromosome 11, ASM2092103v1, whole genome shotgun sequence, one genomic interval encodes:
- the LOC115735953 gene encoding dirigent protein 23-like, with product MAKPCLTAMVVAALALVASAVTLARAEADDPEKVDAWFTRLSHAERKTTRLHFYFHDTLSGKNPTAVRVAEATMTEKSPTLFGLVNMIDDPLTEGPEPESPLVGRAQGFYASAGLESLGLHMNVNLIFISPEYNGSTLSILGHNPALETYREMPIIGGTGVFRLASGVATAKTYFFNLTTGDAIVEYKVIAMHY from the coding sequence ATGGCAAAGCCATGTTTAACGGCGATGGTGGTGGCGGCTCTTGCTCTGGTGGCCTCAGCCGTGACGCTCGCCCGTGCCGAGGCGGATGACCCCGAGAAGGTGGACGCTTGGTTCACTAGGCTCAGTCACGCCGAGCGCAAGACCACGCGCCTCCACTTCTACTTCCACGACACGCTCTCTGGCAAGAACCCCACCGCAGTACGCGTCGCCGAGGCCACGATGACCGAGAAGTCCCCGACGCTTTTTGGGTTGGTAAACATGATCGATGACCCGTTAACTGAGGGGCCCGAGCCAGAGTCCCCCCTTGTCGGTCGGGCTCAAGGATTCTACGCCTCAGCCGGGCTGGAGTCGCTGGGCCTGCACATGAATGTGAATCTCATATTCATAAGTCCCGAGTACAACGGTAGCACTCTGAGCATATTAGGCCACAACCCAGCGCTCGAGACCTATCGAGAGATGCCCATCATCGGCGGCACCGGCGTTTTCCGGCTGGCGAGCGGAGTCGCAACGGCGAAGACGTACTTTTTCAACCTCACCACCGGTGATGCTATAGTTGAATATAAAGTCATAGCTATGCATTACTAG
- the LOC115735952 gene encoding dirigent protein 22-like, with protein MAKICLTATVVVVALALVATAATLAHAEADNPEKVDKWFNGLSNTKRKTTRLHFYLHDMLSGKSPTAVRIAESTMTKKSPTQFGVVYMMDDALTEGPELESPLVGRAQGFYGSAAIESLGLLMNMNLVFTGPKYNGSTLSIMGRNPALETYREMSIVGGTGIFRLSSGIVTAKTYFLNLTTFDAVVEYNVIAMHY; from the coding sequence atggcaaaGATATGTTTAACGGcaacggtggtggtggtggctctTGCTCTGGTGGCCACAGCCGCGACGCTCGCCCATGCTGAGGCGGATAACCCTGAGAAGGTGGACAAGTGGTTCAACGGGCTTAGCAACACCAAGCGCAAGACCACACGCCTCCACTTCTACCTCCATGACATGCTCTCGGGCAAGAGCCCTACGGCAGTGCGCATCGCCGAGTCCACTATGACCAAGAAGTCCCCGACACAGTTCGGGGTGGTCTACATGATGGACGATGCATTGACCGAGGGACCTGAGCTAGAGTCCCCCCTCGTGGGCCGGGCTCAGGGGTTCTATGGCTCCGCCGCGATCGAATCGCTGGGCCTGCTCATGAACATGAACCTCGTATTCACGGGCCCGAAGTACAATGGCAGCACTCTGAGCATAATGGGCCGCAACCCGGCATTGGAGACCTATCGGGAGATGTCCATTGTAGGCGGAACCGGCATTTTCCGGTTATCAAGCGGAATCGTGACGGCAAAGACATACTTTCTCAACCTCACCACCTTTGATGCGGTAGTTGAATATAATGTAATTGCTATGCATTACTAG
- the LOC115735734 gene encoding dirigent protein 21-like, with protein MAKLGLIAMGAVALALVATAATLARAKSDDPEKVNAWFRGLSQPLSHAKHKTTHLHFYLHDTLSGKSPTVVRAAEAAMTKTSPTLFGAVNILDDPLTEGPELASPLVGWAQWFYALTGLKSMALLMYMNLVFTSLDHNGSTLSMLGRNPPFEFQTYQEMPIVGGTGVFQLASGIATAKTYFFNSTTGDAVVEYNVISVHY; from the exons ATGGCGAAGCTAGGTTTAATTGCAATGGGGGCGGTGGCTCTTGCGCTGGTGGCTACGGCCGCGACACTCGCTCGTGCTAAGTCGGATGACCCCGAGAAGGTCAATGCATGGTTCAGAGGGCTTAGCCAG ccgctTAGCCACGCAAAGCACAAGACCACACACCTTCACTTCTACTTACATGACACGCTCTCGGGCAAGAGCCCCACAGTGGTGCGAGCCGCCGAGGCCGCAATGACCAAGACTTCCCCCACGCTATTCGGGGCAGTCAACATCCTCGACGACCCATTGACCGAGGGGCCCGAGCTCGCTTCTCCCCTCGTGGGCTGGGCTCAGTGGTTCTATGCCTTGACCGGGCTCAAGTCGATGGCCCTACTCATGTACATGAACCTCGTATTCACAAGCCTGGACCACAACGGCAGCACTCTGAGCATGTTGGGCCGCAACCCACCGTTCGAGTTCCAGACTTATCAGGAGATGCCCATTGTAGGCGGGACCGGGGTTTTTCAGCTGGCGAGCGGAATAGCAACGGCGAAGACGTACTTTTTCAACTCCACCACCGGCGATGCGGTAGTTGAATATAATGTAATATCTGTGCATTACTAG